The following are from one region of the Nymphaea colorata isolate Beijing-Zhang1983 chromosome 7, ASM883128v2, whole genome shotgun sequence genome:
- the LOC116258107 gene encoding universal stress protein A-like protein, translated as MGEKKKIMLAIDESDVSHYALEWALSFLKPTISSPLLLFHAQPLPSFSYVYAGYGAAPTELIQSVQEHQTKITEALLERAKEICAREGVVAETLTELGDPKDVICAAAEKFGVDLLVLGSRGLSTLQRTFLGSVSNYCVHHANCPVLVVKKPA; from the exons ATgggtgaaaagaagaagatcatgCTGGCAATCGACGAGAGCGATGTCAGCCACTACGCTCTTGAATGGGCTCTCAGCTTTCTAAAGCCTACcatctcctctcctctcctccttttccACGCTCAGCCTCTCCCCAGTTTCAGCTACGTTTATGCTGGTTATGGAGCGGCAC CAACTGAATTGATTCAATCCGTCCAAGAACATCAAACGAAGATTACAGAAGCCCTCCTGGAACGAGCAAAAGAGATATGTGCAAGGGAGGGG GTTGTTGCTGAGACATTGACAGAATTAGGAGATCCTAAGGATGTCATATGTGCAGCTGCTGAGAAATTCGGTGTTGACCTTCTTGTTTTGGGTAGTCGTGGCCTTAGCACTTTACAAAG GACTTTCCTGGGAAGTGTCAGCAATTACTGTGTGCATCATGCAAACTGCCCTGTCCTTGTTGTGAAGAAACCAGCATAA